Proteins co-encoded in one Anolis carolinensis isolate JA03-04 unplaced genomic scaffold, rAnoCar3.1.pri scaffold_9, whole genome shotgun sequence genomic window:
- the LOC100564750 gene encoding adhesion G-protein coupled receptor G1 gives MFFLLLPLLFQFPGVCGNDTNQEDFRFCADRNQTDSGSVHYGTQKDLIRIVNRVDRLDISAPFPPEDPLGSQKWELPARPGIYRFCVFWFQEARLFRLRYGSTDFALSARAEFSLYLPLVSGKPNESSTCPLYNVSYAHSKGSHNVSLASASIYSFTFEDSGKLDPKEAEKELRRTEEALKKLEDALRAPVQGRTPKRGNPFAYLLNLESKLGGMEFPGENKTLGAGSLLNASVWKIQTPKDLHIRSELEEGEEASGFEVTLPKFVFERRRRGRRSGNTKVVTLSARSQMLFQGRDANQILGGKVIGVSVGNTPVHDLPREERVAITFFHKPLPGNVTPQCVFWDTEAGQSGNWSTLGCEASLGSNQTTCLCDHLTFFAVMMVSSPDIDHVHHTYLTLITYVGCIISAVASFFTIFSFLCSRKRQRDHIVYVHMNLLWAIFILDMSFLIAVPLAPNAGDTSCKAGAMFLHFSLLACLTWMGLEGYCLYQLVIEVFHSYVKNFLLKLCLVGWGLPIIMVSLVFLIDQSHYGPFSLEVYDSAKGPTNATICWVTKKEINHFLNLGLLSLVLFFNGLMLAAMVREILRLRHREHHWEYAVMLLGLSCVLGIPWGLAFFAFSSGTFRLVAVYLFTIINSFQGFLIFLWYLAKVLQSRRSSSMQCSTSNSIKLQSSSTSI, from the exons atgttcttccttCTATTGCCTTTGCTTTTCCAGTTCCCAG GTGTTTGTGGAAACGACACGAATCAGGAGGATTTCCGCTTCTGTGCGGACCGAAACCAAACTGACTCGGGGAGCGTCCACTACGGCACCCAGAAGGACCTGATCCGCATCGTGAACCGTGTGGACCGCCTGGACATCAGCGCCCCGTTTCCCCCGGAGGACCCCCTGGGGTCCCAGAAGTGGGAGCTGCCCGCCCGGCCGGGGATCTACCGCTTCTGCGTCTTCTGGTTCCAGGAGGCCCGGCTCTTCCGGCTCAGATACGGGAGCACGGACTTTGCACTCAGCGCGCGGGCAGAGTTCTCCCTCTACCTGCCCCTGGTCTCCGGGAAGCCCAACGAGAGCAGCACCTGCCCCTTGTACAACGTCTCCTACGCCCACAGCAAGGGCTCCCACAACGTCTCCCTTGCAAGCGCCTCCATCTACAGCTTCACCTTCGAAG ATTCGGGGAAGCTTGACCCAAAGGAAGCGGAGAAGGAACTCAGGCGAACGGAAGAAGCCCTGAAGAAGTTAGAAGATGCCCTGAGGGCTCCCGTTCAAGGAAGGACGCCCAAGCGGGGGAATCCCTTTGC GTATCTCCTCAATTTGGAGTCCAAACTGGGAGGAATGGAGTTCCCGGGGGAGAATAAGACTTTGGGAGCGGGATCGCTGCTGAATGCAAGCGTCTGGAAAATCCAGACCCCCAAAGACCTGCACATCAGATCGGAACTGGAG GAGGGCGAGGAGGCCTCTGGGTTCGAGGTGACGCTGCCGAAATTTGTGTTCGAGAGGCGGCGGCGCGGGCGGAGGAGCGGCAACACCAAGGTGGTGACACTCTCCGCCCGGAGCCAGATGCTCTTCCAG GGCCGAGATGCCAACCAGATCCTTGGCGGGAAGGTGATTGGCGTCTCCGTGGGGAACACGCCGGTCCACGACCTGCCCAGGGAGGAGCGCGTGGCCATCACGTTCTTCCACAAACCTCTTCCG GGGAACGTAACTCCGCAGTGTGTGTTCTGGGATACGGAAG CCGGCCAGTCTGGGAACTGGAGCACACTGGGCTGCGAAGCATCACTGGGATCCAACCAGACAACCTGCCTCTGTGACCACCTTACCTTCTTCGCCGTGATGATG GTGTCGTCCCCGGATATTGACCACGTCCACCACACCTACCTGACCCTCATCACTTACGTTGGGTGCATCATTTCAGCCGTGGCTTCGTTCTTCACCATCTTCTCCTTCCTTTGCTCAAG GAAGCGGCAGAGAGACCACATTGTCTACGTGCACATGAACCTCCTCTGGGCCATTTTCATCCTGGACATGAGCTTCCTCATCGCCGTGCCTCTGGCCCCCAACGCGGGGGACACGTCTTGCAAGGCGGGGGCCATGTTCCTCCACTTCAGCCTCCTGGCCTGCTTGACCTGGATGGGCCTGGAGGGCTACTGCCTCTACCAGCTGGTCATTGAGGTCTTCCATTCCTACGTCAAGAACTTCCTCCTCAAACTCTGCCTGGTGGGATGGG GGCTTCCCATCATCATGGTGTCTCTGGTCTTCTTGATCGATCAGTCCCATTATGGTCCATTCTCCTTGGAAGTCTACGATTCCGCCAAGGGACCGACCAATGCAACCAT ctGCTGGGTCACCAAGAAGGAGATCAACCACTTCCTGAACCTGGGCCTGCTGAGCCTGGTGCTCTTCTTCAACGGGCTCATGCTGGCCGCCATGGTGAGAGAGATCCTCCGCCTGCGCCACCGGGAGCACCACTGGGAGTACGCGGTCATGCTGCTGGGCCTGAGCTGCGtgctgggcatcccctggggccTGGCCTTCTTCGCCTTCTCCTCGGGGACCTTCAGGCTGGTGGCCGTCTACCTCTTCACCATCATCAATTCTTTCCAAG GCTTCCTGATCTTCCTCTGGTACTTGGCCAAAGTGCTCCAGTCCCGCCGGTCCTCCTCCATGCAGTGCTCCACGTCCAACAGCATCAAGCTCCAGTCCAGCAGCACCAGCATATGA